A segment of the Coffea arabica cultivar ET-39 chromosome 8c, Coffea Arabica ET-39 HiFi, whole genome shotgun sequence genome:
CCTCAATAGGATGAATGGAGAGATGGAAATGATTTGAGTTTGCGTCCAATAGAGAAGGATTGCTCTgcagaaattcaagaaatagTGAACCATCACGAAACATTAAAGATCTGCCAATATTTGGTTCAATTCCATCCACAATGGAGAAGAACCAATGTGATTCAACCGGATTTTGCTGCCAGATAATCACCTTGTTGCTTTCAGCTgcctcattatttttctttgtaCTAGGTAAAGCAAGATGTTCCAGCTGAGTCAATCTTGAGATTCCACAAGGAAGATTTTCCACTCCAGACATGTCAAGCATCTTGTTCTTTTTGAAGTCTTCCAAGTTTGAACAGTCTCTAAGCAAGAGAATATGAAGGTTGCTCAAATTTCCCAAGGATGGCAGATGCCTTACTGCTGTTTGAGAAAGATCAAGAGTCTCAAGCTTGTGAAGTGCTTCTAAGGGTGGAATAGACTCCAGATGTCCACAGCCCCTTAAAGACAGATGTTTAAGGCTTTTGAGACTTGATAAGGTGGGTAGCTGTTCAAGCAAGGTCTCAGATAGGTTTATATCCTGAAGTTTACTCATATGCTCAATGAAATCAACTTTCTTGAATGATTTAACACCACTCAAATTTAACTCCTCAAGGTTTAATAAGGAGTTGAGATCTGGAAGCCGTGTAATCTTAGATTTGGAGAGGACAAGCCGCCTAAGGCAATGTAGATGCTTAAAAGATTCATCTTCTATCATGGTCAAAGCCTTGCAGTCAGATAGATCCAGTTTGCTTGAAGTCAAGCTTGGCAGCTTCTCTAGATGCAAACAACCAGAAAGTAACAGCCGACGAAGGTTCTCGAGAGCAGAAAGGGATGGCAGATCTTTGACTTTTGTCTCCGACAAGTTGAGAACTCGAACATTTACTAAAGATTCAAAGAacttttcttcaattttgacAAGATTAGAGGCACCCGAAATGTCAAGCACCTCTAGATCTTTGGGAGATTCAGCAATGTTTATATATTCTATCTTCGAACAGCTTCTCAAATAAAACTCACAAGGTTTACTGATGTTAGAAGGTAACAAATCTGAAGGAATGCCAATACCAGATAAGTCAAGAACCTTGAGATTGCTATTATTGTGTAGTGACTTCTCTTGGAACTCCTTATGGCTGACCATGAAAGATCAAGAGCTTGCAGATTGGTTAGAGACTGAATGCTGGGAAGTCTCTTCAAGTTGCGACAACCACTCACTGAGAGATGAGTAAGCTCCCCAGTCTCATGAAAAATACGTAAAGATTTGATATTGGTTTTTGAAAGGTTTAATGTTTTAAGCTTTGGCAAATGTCTCAagttcttttcaggaaaaactGGCAAGAGGGCAGCACCTGAAAGATCAACAACCATAAGTTCTTCACACTTTCTCAAACTCTGCAACTTTGTTAAATGAGAACATCCTTTCAGAATGAACCAACGGAGTTTTGTAAGGTCATAAAAAGATTTAGGCAAGACTTCAATCTGAAGATCAGAGAAGTGGAGGCCACAAAGTCGGGTCAGTTGTTGAAAAAAGTTTTCCGGTATACTTTTTATCAAGCAAGAACCAGATATTTCAAGTACAGTTAATGTCATTAATTCTCTAATGTCATCAATCGTTTCTAAGAACTCACAGTCCCTGAGCACAAGGacattcaattttttcaagtATGAAAAGGATTGAGGCAATGATACTATTCTGAGACTAAAAAGACCTAGAATTTGCAGATCCCTATTGGAATCTAAGAGGTTATTTGGGTCGTCCCTGCTGAGACAGGTCCCTTCTAGTAAAAATGTTATTAATTGCTGCACCTTTCTATGACTGCCAAGTGTTCTGAT
Coding sequences within it:
- the LOC140013666 gene encoding uncharacterized protein translates to MVSHKEFQEKSLHNNSNLKVLDLSGIGIPSDLLPSNISKPCEFYLRSCSKIEYINIAESPKDLEVLDISGASNLVKIEEKFFESLVNVRVLNLSETKVKDLPSLSALENLRRLLLSGCLHLEKLPSLTSSKLDLSDCKALTMIEDESFKHLHCLRRLVLSKSKITRLPDLNSLLNLEELNLSGVKSFKKVDFIEHMSKLQDINLSETLLEQLPTLSSLKSLKHLSLRGCGHLESIPPLEALHKLETLDLSQTAVRHLPSLGNLSNLHILLLRDCSNLEDFKKNKMLDMSGVENLPCGISRLTQLEHLALPSTKKNNEAAESNKSNPSLLDANSNHFHLSIHPIEVHDGAGDLLFKKDELIFRDVYQGITLDHKGD